The Colletes latitarsis isolate SP2378_abdomen chromosome 14, iyColLati1, whole genome shotgun sequence genome has a segment encoding these proteins:
- the LOC143350184 gene encoding uncharacterized protein LOC143350184 codes for MARSFVHLALVCIAFLTKSSSSLENGSIYRRYHPSIQKTQNLKQILEFIHESPEFRPPRMSIILPEFRSSIVDVVLNYIGQRETEVYKIRARDLTWKFTSIDKTRLTWTIFVRDLYTLNIFVHWQPKLWRSCNQYLIFFSGSEVKISWNDIFKNLWQKYGVYRAVIVPIQDDFNCLFRYAPFEIHDDDFGGVHKLCSKKSPSERSKNVLFLDKNTRLFENFYNLNSYPLNVVAFESLLMGVAYDDKKRLKLSKMDSQVLYALEGSMRSKFHVKARRAIDFGLASDPFDQSLKEIESGRAEMVATGFFVKFYTQHHHFRFTSALYEDKVCFLAPDSGLVPKAYMPFMPFEKDLWALLAVYNVGIVLLWCLMNYANRSLQRRPIHSSTTRRSSTRRPGSLKDSPLEPPEVPGYLLTLFRFFELFCYPLQIGDTPAQKALLVGALFFGLIINGVYQSCLVSSFNKPFHYSQLHTLEDVLDSGKMLFTKYANLKSVFLDDIPLDRMLEQRIHVVNNTKSTKGMVAFENMIAVSRYFSMVLGDYAYYDEEGNPLLHVVDECPMNYRVSYVLRSNSPYEERVNFVLDRLKEAGLLTFWFDNMTYPLKIVKMKKLRQNDRTIQLTLEHYSLAFLLLFVGLLGSAIMFLVEVYTARRAKRKTR; via the coding sequence ATGGCGCGTTCATTCGTGCATTTGGCTCTCGTTTgcatcgcatttttaacaaaatccTCCTCATCATTGGAGAACGGTTCCATTTATCGCAGATACCACCCGTCGATCCAGAAGACCCAGAATCTAAAACAGATTCTGGAATTTATCCACGAGTCCCCAGAGTTTCGTCCACCGAGAATGTCTATAATCCTTCCCGAGTTTCGATCGAGCATCGTCGACGTTGTTCTGAACTACATCGGGCAACGTGAAACGGAAGTTTACAAGATAAGAGCCAGAGACTTGACTTGGAAGTTCACCTCGATAGACAAAACACGACTCACGTGGACCATCTTCGTCCGCGATTTATACACCTTGAACATTTTCGTTCACTGGCAGCCCAAATTGTGGAGGTCCTGCAACCAGTACCTCATCTTCTTCAGCGGTAGCGAAGTTAAAATATCCTGGAATGACATTTTCAAGAACTTATGGCAGAAATATGGCGTCTACAGAGCGGTGATCGTTCCCATCCAAGACGACTTTAACTGTCTGTTCAGATACGCGCCTTTCGAGATTCACGACGACGATTTTGGCGGTGTGCATAAATTATGCTCGAAGAAATCTCCGAGCGAAAGGTCGAAAAACGTCCTGTTTCTTGACAAAAACACACGGCTGTTTGAGAACTTCTACAACTTGAACAGTTATCCTCTGAACGTGGTCGCGTTCGAATCTTTGCTCATGGGCGTCGCGTACGACGACAAAAAGAGGCTGAAGCTGAGCAAGATGGATTCTCAGGTGTTGTACGCCCTGGAGGGTTCCATGCGGTCGAAATTCCACGTGAAAGCCAGGAGGGCCATCGATTTCGGACTGGCCTCGGACCCGTTCGATCAGTCCTTGAAGGAGATCGAGAGTGGCAGGGCAGAGATGGTCGCCACTGGTTTCTTCGTCAAGTTTTACACCCAGCATCACCACTTCCGGTTCACCTCCGCCCTCTACGAGGACAAAGTGTGCTTTCTGGCGCCAGACTCGGGCCTAGTGCCCAAAGCTTACATGCCCTTTATGCCGTTCGAGAAGGACTTGTGGGCCCTCTTGGCTGTATACAACGTTGGGATCGTATTGCTCTGGTGTCTGATGAACTATGCCAACCGATCGTTGCAACGTCGACCAATCCACTCTTCGACAACTCGAAGATCGTCGACGAGACGCCCAGGAAGTTTGAAGGATTCTCCATTAGAGCCTCCAGAAGTTCCTGGTTACCTGTTGACGTTGTTCCGCTTCTTCGAATTGTTCTGTTACCCTCTTCAAATCGGCGACACTCCCGCGCAGAAAGCACTACTCGTGGGCGCCCTGTTCTTCGGGCTGATCATAAACGGGGTCTACCAAAGTTGTTTAGTGTCCAGCTTTAACAAACCGTTCCATTATTCTCAGCTGCACACGCTGGAGGACGTCCTCGACTCTGGAAAAATGCTGTTCACCAAGTACGCGAACTTGAAAAGCGTCTTTTTGGACGACATACCGCTGGACAGGATGTTGGAACAGAGGATCCACGTGGTGAACAACACCAAATCGACCAAAGGTATGGTGGCGTTCGAGAACATGATCGCCGTTTCGCGGTATTTCTCGATGGTGCTGGGCGATTACGCGTATTACGACGAGGAGGGCAATCCTTTGTTGCACGTGGTCGACGAGTGTCCCATGAACTACCGGGTGTCGTACGTGTTGAGGTCAAACTCGCCCTACGAGGAGAGGGTGAATTTCGTGCTCGATAGATTGAAAGAAGCGGGACTGCTCACGTTTTGGTTCGACAACATGACGTATCCGTTGAAGATCGTCAAAATGAAGAAGCTGAGGCAGAACGATAGAACGATCCAGCTCACCCTGGAGCACTACTCGCTCGCGTTTTTACTGCTTTTCGTCGGCCTGCTCGGCTCCGCGATCATGTTTCTCGTCGAGGTGTACACAGCCAGAAGAGCTAAACGCAAGAcacgatag